In Sphingopyxis macrogoltabida, the sequence CACCGCGAAGCCGTCCCACCACAGCGACGGACTGCCGGCAAGGAAGGTCGCGAAGGCGTCGGGGCGGGTGAGCAGGGCATAAGCGGTGAACAGGCCGCCGAGCGAATGGCCGTAAAGGATGCGGTCGGTCGCCGAGGCTTCGGGATAGCGACGCTCGATTTCGGGTGCGAGCGTGTCGACGAGGAAGGTCAGGAACGCCTCGGCACCGCCGTCCTTGTCGCCGATCATGCCCGTCATGCCGCCCAGCGCGGCGCGGCCCGCCTCGCTCAGCGGCGGCGTCAGGTCGGCGGTGCGCAGCTTGGCGAATTCTGTATATTCCGCGCCATAGCCGACCCCGACGATCATCGCGGTCGGCAGCGTGCCGACGGTACCGCGAAGGCGGGCAATCTCGGCCGCGAGCGCGAAGCCGATGTCGGCGTCGAGTACGAACAATACCGGCACCTTGCCGTCAGCCGGCGGATTGGCGACGCGCGACACGCTGATCTTGAAGGTGCCGGTACCGCCGGGGTGCGGCAGCTCGAACTGGTCGATCGGGGCCTGAATGGAGAAGCTCATCGCGGATTGCCTTTTTGCTGAGGTTGATGGTTTCGGGACGAAAGTCGGTCAGGCTTCGCGCAGCGCGCGATAGACGAGTTCCTGTGCGACCACTTCGGGCGGGCGCATGTCGGTCGCGATGCGCTGGCGATGCGTCATGCCGATGCACAGGATATCGTTCTCGGGATCGATCCAGAACCAGGTGCCGAACGCGCCGCCCCACTCATAGGTGCCCGTGCCCACCGGCCGGCCGGCGCGGGCCGGATCGACGCAGACCATGCCGTTGAGGCCGTGGCCATTGCCCTGACCGATCACATAATGAAGGATCGGATAGCGATTTTCGAGCAGGTCTTCCGGCAGATGGTTCGACAGCATCAGGTCGATGCTCTCGGGTTTCAGGATTTGTACCTCGCCCAGACTGCCGCGCTGAAGTAGCATGCGGGCGAAGCGGGCATAGTCGCCGGCGGTCGATTTGAACGATGTGCCGCCCATCGGAAAGATCGATTCCATCCGCTCTTCGGAGGTGGCGGTGCGCAGCCGGCCGGTTTCGGGGTCGAAGACATGGCCGCACACCAGCCGGCGCGTCTGGTCGTAATCGAGCGTGAAGCCTGTATCCTGCATGCCGAGCGGGTCGAAGACGCGCTTCTTCAGGAACAGGTCGTACCGCTCGCCGCTCAGCCGTTCGACGATTTCGGCCTGAAGGTCGGTGGCGACGCTATATTCCCATGCGGTCCCGGGCTCGTATCCGAGCGGCAAGGACGCATAGCGGCCGATTTGCTCGGTAAGCGAGCGGGCGTCGTGCCATCTCAGCTTGGCCAGCTTTTCCTGCATCTCCTCGACGGTCTTGCCGAGGCTGAAGCCGGCGCTGTGCGTAAACAGTTCGCGGATCGTGGGTGGACGGGTGGCGTTGCTGTCGGGAAGTGCTGCGATTCCGGCAAATTCGGGAAGATAATCGGCAACGCTGTCGTCGAACTGCCACTTGCCCTCCTCGTATAGGAGCAGCATCGCGACGGCCGCCAGCGGCTTGCTCATCGAAAACAGCGTGAAGATCGAATCGGCGTGCAGCGGGCGACGGTCGCGGCAATCGGCGAAACCGGCGACATGGGCGTGGACGATCGTGTCGCCGCGCGCGAGCAGCATCACCTGTCCCGGCAATTCGCTGTTTGCGACCATCGTATCGAAATAGGCATCGAGTTCGGCGAGCACGCTTGCCGAAAAGCCTGCTTCGGCGGCGCTTGCCGTGCCGAAACGATATGCTGCCATCCTGTCTCTCCCGGTTTGCTCCGGCCTGTTCCCGGCCGCAATGCGACTCGAAAACCCTTCGCCGGCTGTTTGCGATATTTCGCATTAGGAAAGTATGGAAAGTCGCCTCGGTCAAGCAATTTGTCGAAGGGCAGCCAATAGGCCCATAATTCAGGGAATTGAAGCAGCCCGAGGCTGGGATGTCGATTGTCCTTTGTCGATTTGAAGTGCGCTCTGGAAAAGATGGATTGACAGATTTGAGAAAATGAGTTTCCATTTAAGAAATTAGGAAAGCGTCGAGCGGCGGCGCCGGGATGGGGACGGATTATGAACAACCGGATGATGGCAATGTTGCTTGTGGCGGCGGCGATGCCGACGAGCGTTTGGGCGCAGGAAGCGTCTCCCGCCGACAGCGCGAGCGATCAAAGCGGCGACATCATCGTTACCGCCAACAAGCGGCCCGAACGTCAGCTCGACGTGCCGAGCGCGATCACCGCTTTCCGCGGCAGCGACCTGCTCGACAGCGGCTACACCAGTCTCAAGGATTATCTGGCGCTGACCCCCGGCGTGCAGGTCAGCCAGACGGGTGGCGGCGGCGCGCCCGTCATCCGCGGCTTGACCACCGGCACCAATCTGGGCGCGATCGTCGGGATCGTGGTCGACGGCGCCCCGGTCGGTCCCAGCTCGTCCTTCAATCTCGGCGGTGCGAATTCGACCGACCTCGATCCGATCGATCTCGAGCGTGTCGAGGTGCTGAAGGGCCCGCAGGGCACGCTTTACGGCGCGAACACCCTCGGCGGGCTCGTGTCCTATACCTTCGCCCGGCCGAACCTCGATCGGGTTACCGCAATCGCCCGCGGCGAACTCAGCGGCACCCAGCACGGCGGCACCAGCTACTCGTTCCGCGCCGCGGCGAGCGCGCCGGTCGTCCAGGATATGCTTGGCCTGCGCGTGTCGGGCTATATCGACCGACCGTCGGGCTTCATCGACAACAGCGTCGCTGGGATCAACGACTTCAACCGCCAGCGCAACTGGGGAATCAACGGGTCGCTGCGCTTCGAGCCGACTCCCGAACTCAGCATCAACATCGTCGGCTTTCACCAGCAGGTGAACCAGCTCGGGCAGGATTATGTCGTCTATGGTGCCGACCGGAAGCCGCTCACCGACCTTCACTATGACCAGCAACTTTACAGCAAATATCGCAAAAACTCCGACGTGCTCATCGGCACGGTCGATTATGATCTGGGGTTCGCCAACCTGACATCGGTCAGCAGCTATCAGAAGATCGATACCTACGTCGTCCTCAACGCGCTGACCTTCAACGCGCAGCTACCCGTTTTCACCGCGTTCGGAGGTGTTCCGGTTCCCGCCGGTACGGCCGCGGGCGCCGATGCCAAAGGGCCGGTCAAGAAATTCTCGCAGGAATTGCGCCTCGCCTCGTCCGATGACGGTCCGCTGCAATATGTCCTCGGCGCCTTCTATACCTATGAAAAGGCACGGACCTCGACCAACGTCGTCGGTTTC encodes:
- a CDS encoding alpha/beta hydrolase; amino-acid sequence: MSFSIQAPIDQFELPHPGGTGTFKISVSRVANPPADGKVPVLFVLDADIGFALAAEIARLRGTVGTLPTAMIVGVGYGAEYTEFAKLRTADLTPPLSEAGRAALGGMTGMIGDKDGGAEAFLTFLVDTLAPEIERRYPEASATDRILYGHSLGGLFTAYALLTRPDAFATFLAGSPSLWWDGFAVLGHLPDFAGRLAGVERQPRVLVSVGGQEQEAPSKVPAGLEMTIEQMQAMVAACRMVDAVPEFVAALREAGLAEADSYIFDGEDHGSVIPAAMMRGLRFAVPDPA
- a CDS encoding serine hydrolase domain-containing protein, producing MAAYRFGTASAAEAGFSASVLAELDAYFDTMVANSELPGQVMLLARGDTIVHAHVAGFADCRDRRPLHADSIFTLFSMSKPLAAVAMLLLYEEGKWQFDDSVADYLPEFAGIAALPDSNATRPPTIRELFTHSAGFSLGKTVEEMQEKLAKLRWHDARSLTEQIGRYASLPLGYEPGTAWEYSVATDLQAEIVERLSGERYDLFLKKRVFDPLGMQDTGFTLDYDQTRRLVCGHVFDPETGRLRTATSEERMESIFPMGGTSFKSTAGDYARFARMLLQRGSLGEVQILKPESIDLMLSNHLPEDLLENRYPILHYVIGQGNGHGLNGMVCVDPARAGRPVGTGTYEWGGAFGTWFWIDPENDILCIGMTHRQRIATDMRPPEVVAQELVYRALREA
- a CDS encoding TonB-dependent receptor; the encoded protein is MNNRMMAMLLVAAAMPTSVWAQEASPADSASDQSGDIIVTANKRPERQLDVPSAITAFRGSDLLDSGYTSLKDYLALTPGVQVSQTGGGGAPVIRGLTTGTNLGAIVGIVVDGAPVGPSSSFNLGGANSTDLDPIDLERVEVLKGPQGTLYGANTLGGLVSYTFARPNLDRVTAIARGELSGTQHGGTSYSFRAAASAPVVQDMLGLRVSGYIDRPSGFIDNSVAGINDFNRQRNWGINGSLRFEPTPELSINIVGFHQQVNQLGQDYVVYGADRKPLTDLHYDQQLYSKYRKNSDVLIGTVDYDLGFANLTSVSSYQKIDTYVVLNALTFNAQLPVFTAFGGVPVPAGTAAGADAKGPVKKFSQELRLASSDDGPLQYVLGAFYTYEKARTSTNVVGFDPDFQEVPTLAPAIGFGVNDTYKEIAGFGNLTYKFGEAFDLTGGLRIGRISQAYNQTFYGSDAAAFNNFLGFLGLDPVPADTGTTRGSETVKTYLLTARYHFSPDGMIYARYATGFRPGGPNFAVPGLPPSFKSDSTENFEGGLKTKFWDGKGTIDLSAFYMRWKDILIQVSSGGLNAYANGGNARVYGVEGSLSLRPVDGLTLAGTIAYNDGKITSVDPLAAASLGVGDPLPNSAKWSGSLTLDYRTPIGGDWQAVVGGTAKFVGKRYTSLRSSLINPFYLMPGYALFDVRAGVENERVDISLFVRNLTDKRAQLSGSAANGINEIIVQRPRTMGVAVTFKY